From Sphaeramia orbicularis chromosome 21, fSphaOr1.1, whole genome shotgun sequence:
TCCAAAACAATTCCAAGACAGTCATAGGCCAAAGATATTGATGTGCACAGTGTAATAATGAGCATGGTTATGGCCACATGTTCAGCTTTTGAGAGATTCCTATTACAAAAAACATTGGACAGcacctaaaaaaaagaaaagaaaatatacaacaaatggTCCCTGTGAATGTTTTGACTGCTTGCATGGAAAGTAAGATTTTAACCGCGTATTTGAAAGTTGAGATCAAATCCCACAGAAGCACATACATTTTATAAATAACTGCCAAAAAACCACTACAggttgttgttaaaaaaaaaaaaaaaaaaaaaaaaaaaaaactcagcagGAGTAACTGGGTATTATTTTGCCAActatttgttttcttcattttgacaCAAGCCACTTCTTAGACCTTCAGAATACCACTTTTCCTCACATATGTAAATGTTTAACCAAGTATAATTCTGAGGTTGACAAATGGAAGAGCACTACTTACCTCTCGTGTAACAAAACACTCCAATGGAAACGTGGTTATTATGCTGAGGCCGAAACAGAAGCGACCAAATGTTGCCAGGTTGTCGTTCCGACAGTAGTTCTCAAATACGTCTCCTAAAATGTAAATATAGATGTATAATAAATAAAAGCATTGTGAGAAAAATAAGAGGCATATTGTGGTTTAATACCCTCTGCATCACAGACATTAGTACCTTGAGTGTAGCCCGTGAAGGTGGAATATCCAGCGACAGCAAATACAGTACTGATTATTAGCGCAGAACCGACAGAAATGTGGGTAACCCGTGACCAGTTAGCCAGTGTGGGCTGCTGCAGGGATCCATAAATGAGAAAGCTGTTGTGGTGGCATATGAAGGCTGAGGGGACACAGGGACACAAGACAATACTTCAATAATACAGTTCCattatgatgcaaaaaaaaaaaaaaaaaaaacattgaaaaataaagaCATACTTCAAACGCTTTTTAAGATATTAAATACAACAACACTAAAACATAGGTCATCAGTACCATAAATACATATAACTATTGGGATACATTGAATTCAGAAAGACTAATTATAATAAATatcattacaataaaaaaaagttatttcatcAAACCTCAAGATTTATGAAATATTTgacatgttctgaccataaataatcatttcaaaCTACAAGTAACTGTCTGGgagaaaaatataaaagaaatactgTTTTTACATCTATTCTAATAGTAATTGACAATAATTTATATaatcatttttatcatgataatatttcagatCAGGTGTGATGTGTTCTGACATTTTTGTCCATaatctcctcagacccaggaaagtgaaaattttagcttttttcttttaaacaactgtcttgattggaaactgcataatgcaacagatttttttccagatacatttttaaaattatttttatttatttttcaatagaatatcctttgcaatggacagcattttttaagtaaaactgtcaaacttttgtcccctacagaggacaaaaatgcattgctgggactCAGGAGGAAATAATATAGCTATAAAACAATGGAATATTCACTGTATATTATCCTTGTACTATCCTTGTAACATAATAGACCTGGTGATAAAATGTGTATTTAGTCCACTATAAGACTGTGCAATTGTAAAATATACCCTTGTTAGCTCTGTATATTTTGTAGTGAATCCACTTTCCTGCATAATCTCATTTGTAGCAGTCATGTCTATTAATATAAATACAGTTAGAATTCCTTTTCCGCCTTATCTGAGTTATAAGTTTGCACAGGAGTCTCATATTTGAAATGTTTTGGAGTAATTTACCCAAAACATATTTAGACATTCTGCAacgtactgtaaaataaatattgtAAAGTAACTTCTGTCATCCTATCATCAAGCATCCATTATGTTGAGCAGGCAGTTTACGGAAATTGTAACAGTGACAGTTTTGGGCTTTTTACCTTATGATGGAGTTTGCATCATGTAGAAAAACTCACCAAAAGACATCACGCCAACTGCCTGAATTGCATTCCACTTTGCAAAAGCCCATGCATTCTCTGTTGGGTTTCTACAGAGTGATCATCATATTCAAAGAAAAATAAAGTACTGATCAGGTTTCCCAAATTCACTCACAAGGACATGCAACTTAAAACCTAAACAGAATATGCAGTCGTACATTTGCGGTCCAAGGGTCGCTGCTCTGATTATTACGATGATGACGATGGTTAGTGTCAGCACCATTGACAGGAAGGAAACCTAGTAACACATACAGATGTTTTATAGCAGCTTTCAAATACACATTAATAAATACACTCACAAGGacagcaaaaatgtacacactgtatgatgcatccatgttatgctgttgaaaatccaaaaataaaattataaaaaatataaataaatacactcaCCTTCCCAAGTTTTTCCACATTTCGATAAAGTGAAAGCGGTAGTGTGAAGACAATGGTTGACATCAAGATCACAAAGTGACGCTCAGCGAGTATGTGGTCAGGACCAACTGCAAACAGGATATTTGACGgcacataaatatatatgtttatcACCTTAAACACTGGGATAATCTGtttattttggattttatttGAAGTTTTTGCAGCGTACCTCCTGGTATTCTCTGAAATACTTTGGTCAGTGTGTCACCAGTTGTGATGTTGTAACTAATCATAGCTGAAGGACAAAACAGAAGTGAGGTTTCTCTCTACATtagaaaaaatctaaatgttaccaagtgtatttttctcatttctagtcaaaatatctcatcacacttaaaataagacataatcaactaAAGGGTaatttgtaagtgagatataagatcttatttttagacaacagatcttgaaaatcgtatttcaagaaatcttatcaagataattttcacttgttccactggcagatttttttgttgttgcttgaattaagcaacaaaaatcttcaattaaacaaaaaaatctgccaatggaacaagtgaaaattatcttgataagatttctcgaaataagattttcaagatctattgtctaaaaattaattcttatatctcactgaaaagttacccttttggcgattatgtcttattttatgtgtgatgagatattttgactagaaatgggaaaaatacacttagtaaaattttgatttttgcagtgtactgttcatttattacagcgtaatattgaacaaaattcaGACAGAATTCACATACACTGCCAGGACAGAAAAAAAGCTTACATCTGGATTTAACTAtgtaaatagttcagatccttccatgggttaATTACTGCAGGGATTAATACGTTCCAGCTGCagcaggttatttaactctaactgatacAATGCGTAACTTCTCATTTCTTGAACcatcatcagtttgatagagagaatAAAGACTGGACGATGCCAGGCCTTTTAAAGACTTGTTCAAGGAGCataagacatcattttcacacatggactggccactacagaacccagacctgaaccccattgagaatatTTAGGATGTGATGAAGAGGAATTTACAGAGCATTATGACTCTTCATCATCAATACAATTTCTTGGTAAACAATTAACACAACTATGGatgtaaaaatgttatttatagTGACACTGCATAAACATTATGTGTGGAATAAACCATGAAAATGTGCCCTGGCATCAAAACTAAAGGTGGTTCAATGAAATATTATATGTGGgacttttttggccaggcagagtatgttaaaattaAAACAGACACATAAGAAAAACAGAATATGCATATTTTAAGGGAAATAGAATAGTGAATTGTTTatgtctaatcatgtaaattcattgtGTGCAGTtttgagaaatctgatgtttaagtTTATGTGTTGCATGAATCATtcaaaaaatactgtaattttattgctgactaaTCTTGCATTTAGAGCTGTACATTACACATCtcagttctggaaacactggtatgactgcctcttgaaagtaaagagttttttattgtgtttgtatttatctgtttgcgttttaatgtggaccatgaggctataataaagcttatctatctatctatctatctatctatctatctatctatctatctatctatctatctatctatctatctatctatctatctatctatctatccaataTATGTGATCTGATATATGTGTAATGCAAAAATAGTCAAATATACTGGATAGCATCACATTAGTGGTAAAATGTACATTAAATAATTTCGCTGAGTGAGTAATTGAGTGAATAGTGTGAAGACCCAAACTGAATTGAAGCTCTACCAAAGTGGAAATTCAACAAACTCACCAATGAAAGGATAAAGGAACTGCAGTCCAGACAAAATCAAGAATCCAGGGAAACCAAATGTGCTCTGCACCAAAGCCTGATAGCTGTTTGTCCCTGACAGGTTTCCTCCTTTAATCAGTAAAATGATTGAGTAATCTGTCATGAGATGAGAGTCTGTGTGTTATTTCGATAATTCAGTTTATATAACCTTTTAAAAGTAGCTTATACTTACAGGGTACTTACCTGTGATGACACCTACCACTATCAAAAGCAGAAGACCAAACGGGAGCCCAGCCTGGTTTAAAGCATATGGTAAACCTGGGTTTTTAAACACAGAAAGTGTTGGGTTTTAGCTGGAGAATTTACATAAAGAATGTAGAAGTTACCAAGTCAGTAAACGTCACATCAATATAAAATACTTCAATGAATTCAATACATTTGGAAATTCTAGCCTTCATCAAATACTTCTTTTTTACCTTCACAActaatattttaatttatttttgcattaaatatagTTATGGATATTGATGCCATCTCTTATTTACggtcaacaaaaacaatgtagTCACGATAGAATGCAATTGATTTTCTTTGTATGGATGACACGCactgacattctattctattctattctattctattctattctattctatgatgaAACTTCCTAAAAGGTGCATGTCATGGACTGTTAAtgaagtaaagaaagaaaatgaaaaaaaagctgATAAATTTGTCAACATAGGGTTAAATAATTTGCGGTGTGGTGTGTTTACTTGACTCAGAAATACTTAAACCAACAAactgtgactgatttttttttttttttaatgaataatgtTGTTAGATAACCTAATAATAGATATAAAACTTATACAAAGTtgaattttgtgtgtgttttatgtgtgtgcagGTGGTTTAGGGTATAGTGTTAAAACAG
This genomic window contains:
- the slc38a11 gene encoding putative sodium-coupled neutral amino acid transporter 11 — protein: MAQQQNNEEGTILISSQKVTDAAAGESRSSTISASFNFINSIIGSGIIGLPYALNQAGLPFGLLLLIVVGVITDYSIILLIKGGNLSGTNSYQALVQSTFGFPGFLILSGLQFLYPFIAMISYNITTGDTLTKVFQRIPGVGPDHILAERHFVILMSTIVFTLPLSLYRNVEKLGKVSFLSMVLTLTIVIIVIIRAATLGPQINPTENAWAFAKWNAIQAVGVMSFAFICHHNSFLIYGSLQQPTLANWSRVTHISVGSALIISTVFAVAGYSTFTGYTQGDVFENYCRNDNLATFGRFCFGLSIITTFPLECFVTREVLSNVFCNRNLSKAEHVAITMLIITLCTSISLAYDCLGIVLELNGALSAIPLIFIIPSACFLKLSSGRWFQRENLIPSILIILGLFVMITGLTMTGVFPQQCSHGVEMFYCADANVSTAVPPA